A window from Calliopsis andreniformis isolate RMS-2024a unplaced genomic scaffold, iyCalAndr_principal scaffold0001, whole genome shotgun sequence encodes these proteins:
- the LOC143186485 gene encoding zinc finger MYM-type protein 5-like, whose amino-acid sequence MVLSQFTQFNFPKNKNNRSFTATCFTRTVTNGQRTTRRWLIYSKSKHKVYCFACKLLSTTDISLGADGFCDWSHLTQRIKMHERSALHLRTINKWLQGEQNFCTDNLLDKECEKFLKLEMARYEQLFQRITAVILYLA is encoded by the coding sequence ATGGTTCTGTCACAATTTACTCAATTTAACTTCCCTAAGAACAAAAATAACAGGAGTTTTACTGCAACATGTTTTACAAGAACAGTGACGAATGGACAAAGGACAACACGAAGATGGCTAATTTATTCTAAATCTAAACATAAGGTTTACTGTTTCGCTTGTAAATTACTTTCCACTACTGATATTTCATTGGGGGCAGATGGATTTTGCGATTGGTCTCATTTAACACAGCGAATCAAAATGCACGAACGATCTGCGCTACATTTACGAACTATAAACAAGTGGCTTCAAGGTGAACAAAATTTTTGCACTGACAATCTACTTGATAAAGAGTGcgaaaaatttttaaaacttgAAATGGCACGATACGAACAACTTTTCCAAAGAATAACCgctgttattttatatttggcgTAA
- the LOC143186486 gene encoding uncharacterized protein LOC143186486, with protein MLILDQLRIKISDCRGQGYDNGTNMKGIYQGVQANILGVNPKAFYLPCGSHNLNLLLEDIAKSSTQALTFFWSSTSRWDVLKKHVEKITPNHYQKLVRQFRNALIEISNNASNNELKIEILSIVRKINEFAFIASLIIWYEILLKINIVSEVL; from the exons ATGCTCATTCTGGATCAGTTGAGAATAAAAATATCCGACTGTCGCGGACAAGGATATGATAACGGTACCAATATGAAGGGAATATATCAAGGAGTACAAGCAAATATATTAGGTGTAAATCCTAAAGCGTTTTATCTACCATGCGGTAGTCACAACTTGAATTTGTTATTGGAAGATATAGCAAAATCATCAACCCAAGCACTTACATTTTTTTGGT CATCGACATCGCGTTGGGATGTTTTAAAAAAACACGTTGAAAAAATTACACCTAACCATTATCAGAAACTAG TTCGCCAATTTCGAAACGCCTTGATCGAAATTAGCAACAACGCATCTAAtaatgaattgaaaattgagattttgTCTATAGTGCGTAAGATAAATGAATTTGCATTTATTGCCAGTCTTATCATTTGGTACgaaatactattaaaaattaACATCGTCAGCGAAGTATTGTAA
- the LOC143186487 gene encoding uncharacterized protein LOC143186487, with protein sequence MDIDNNNDDHMLDEIEFLETEFKLPPSMQSQPQSQSQSQAQSQPQPQSQPQSHPQPQPQSHPQPQPESETNSGQENQPPRRWRRAGWRVREERRRWMVLQVLWDQSHILLQMTALERWIRGGGGGGGGIYYK encoded by the exons ATGGATATTGACAATAATAACGAT gaTCACATGTTGGATGAAATAGAATTCTTAGAAACAGAATTTA aACTGCCACCTTCGATGCAGTCACAACCACAGTCACAATCGCAGTCACAAGCGCAGTCACAACCACAGCCACAATCTCAGCCACAATCGCATCCACAACCGCAGCCACAATCGCATCCACAACCGCAGCCAGAATCCGAAACAAATTCAGGCCAAGAAAATC aACCCCCACGCCGATGGCGCCGTGCAGGCTGGAGGGTGCGGGAGGAGCGACGCCGCTGGATGGTGCTCCAGGTATTGTGggatcaatcccacatcctcctcCAAATGACAGCCCTCGAAAGATGGatacggggggggggggggggggggggggggatatactataaataa